From Penaeus vannamei isolate JL-2024 chromosome 40, ASM4276789v1, whole genome shotgun sequence, the proteins below share one genomic window:
- the LOC113804492 gene encoding uncharacterized protein isoform X1 — protein MKLVRCEWAPSLVVEWLCGELEERGIPGPTYAHTLLSLLHHHYCPHPAPTTPISASTCSPIGTGNYQHPLSRRHLDDFDLRDLDLDDLLGHTAHPDADLPDFATFSTQQRGGSRRARKRYKVRQKQRILTSEQLQKVAALQCLMSASDERYDLESLIEELCVRLKTAAENEHNVTNSTTPCNNKSIARKGGSQESINDTDDSASTSTPEEQAEKYYAAFPPLSKNCKENCIREKQWQPGKALCSCVWENQKPSFSSSRETLKLSSSKMPRSHRKKGREKEKKKEAEAKFDVPEGHEGSRRHHHVSFTWHAASKHRDSKLSESYDTDSASEHERSGERRRKKFLGPLLDEDIGEGYIGDTSSRESSEDRDKGEQDQEKGKGDKGDKNYGSSVQEKNRASQEEWECMGDLLMEPNQHGSGVPLTSGGGRLFERGSTSGGTSGSSSDVETYPYATVDQEAESVRQLERKISDTVAQVWGQASEHLGHGQGEHVWDPPSMEELTLYTAICGLGFPDPHGTQDLAAIEQIPCSETVHASLISNIEGWQQSQSWQALDLITQNDPLLCNISCQSPQESHKVDAGKDASALIHLTSSLEKSIWSDCNANNISGSEGTLSACIEDPHLSNILESRKSDSCHTTEELENKLCESFMKLGLENLWENTLGLEGVFEDPSVNNCNLEYISENKSGEGVRTDSEHEKMMALVEDVCKSYESQEESALDSSLLKQLPSGPTGPQADLHHTESSGFSMVVPRGKSTELGAPPDPLTESMLLGHSHAGHLGNMDTLPLGQDEENLLTSPRTHFRPIRQESIGSTADDHYEDGTMFIINSERPDLPFQRTSSGALFLESDLLEGSPKKYMVYKEPVPKVAPPDEEEELVSHNPYPAVALIPKFKVVNNEKFCQTETATATTNGRPSTISEKRASYETGGIIEGFGHSQDEEPDVFEFQHQDFPDNKNLAQIWKNEIQTSESSFPRNIWHINTDCDGGDGWPHLHELEGAGLSGSAWLSRGGEGGAVGWSSEGHFETPAEVMMNQRSEALASLWHCDSPSASPSFPASIPNLQALWTDANPHAIDNTDPDTGRSKMYIITNPTTHIPENCSVMSSLAEVSPWKPGSTCSMESSVKNRRDQLWAEKSLASHHHTLLQEVSFSKRSDDASSSNNIDIPGVCPELRLEVDQEADELLGAVHAQTSSNLSHCQTHLPSGRSLLPDHHSPRPLHERLKKCSSGNPVSKTTPSVIPDYKFKGEDLEREDLDDLAPGWELNDGFEWEPQTSGDPDDEECPDGLGDDDDGESGEVLLYETEDGTTYTIPVEYLDDTLYDQIFGATEPATQRLGGSLPDLPSGHPAAIRFSSELEDEWKKSGIPYKVQLPRKPRPGRWIPPSRRPCTFFMEGSCRRSDCKFSHDLSSITCRFWEEGSCLKGITCPFLHGYPLRRRRNKSEGAVHSEVDRAEHHSSSFEIDSEMDFPTLGSSCESKPGCADERIHLAPSIGSSCSSQHITRKKKRKFITITKNVLGEVKSAEAERAIRRRAALRRERRRRHTDTTTTNTELHTAAPNSDAPPPVQHNPNTLRKAERHRASASGHEDGTVSDY, from the exons ATGAAGCTTGTACGGTGTGAGTGGGCGCCATCACTGGTGGTGGAGTGGCTGTGTGGGGAACTGGAGGAGCGTGGCATCCCAGGACCCACCTATGCgcacaccctcctttccctcctccaccaccactactgtcCCCATCCTGCCCCTACGACACCCATCTCCGCTTCCACCTGCTCGCCCATTGGCACAGGCAACTACCAGCACCCCCTCTCTCGGCGCCACCTGGATGACTTTGACCTGCGCGACCTGGACCTGGACGATCTCCTAGGGCATACCGCGCACCCTGACGCTGATCTTCCTGACTTTGCTACGTTTTCAACACAGCAG CGTGGAGGAAGTCGTCGTGCTCGAAAGCGTTACAAGGTTCGCCAGAAACAGCGTATTCTGACCTCAGAGCAACTGCAGAAGGTGGCAGCCCTTCAGTGCCTCATGTCTGCTTCTGATGAG CGATATGATCTTGAGAGCCTCATAGAAGAACTCTGTGTACGCTTGAAGACTGCTGCAGAAAACGAGCACAACGTGACTAACAGCACCACCCCTTGTAATAACAAATCCATTGCACGGAAAGGAGGATCGCAAGAGAGTATTAATGACACAGATGACTCAGCATCAACATCAACGCCGGAAGAACAAGCTGAGAA GTACTATGCAGCCTTTCCACCCCTAAGTAAAAACTGTAAGGAGAACTGCATCCGTGAGAAGCAATGGCAGCCAGGAAAGGCACTATGCTCATGTGTTTGGGAGAACCAGAAACCTTCATTTTCCTCAAGTCGTGAAACCCTAAAGCTGAGCAGTAGTAAGATGCCTCGCTCTCACCGCAAGAAGGGtcgtgagaaggagaagaagaaggaagcggaGGCCAAGTTTGATGTGCCTGAGGGTCACGAGGGCAGCAGGAGACATCACCATGTGTCATTCACATGGCATGCAGCCTCCAAGCACCGCGATTCCAAGTTGAGTGAGAGCTACGACACAGATAGTGCCTCGGAGCATGAACGCAgcggtgagaggaggaggaagaagttccTGGGCCCCCTCTTGGACGAGGACATTGGTGAAGGCTACATTGGAGATACAAGTTCACGTGAGAGTTCTGAAGACCGAGACAAGGGTGAGCAGGatcaggagaagggaaaaggagacaaaggTGATAAGAATTATGGGTCATCTGTGCAGGAGAAGAACAGGGCAAGCCAGGAAGAATGGGAGTGCATGGGAGACCTGTTAATGGAACCAAATCAACATGGGAGTGGTGTGCCACTGACAAGTGGAGGTGGCCGTCTCTTTGAGCGTGGAAGCACCTCTGGGGGCACCAGCGGCTCCAGCAGCGATGTTGAGACATATCCCTATGCAACAGTAGACCAGGAGGCTGAGAGTGTGCGGCAGTTAGAGAGGAAAATTTCAGATACGGTGGCACAGGTGTGGGGCCAGGCAAGTGAACATCTGGGTCATGGTCAAGGAGAACATGTGTGGGATCCCCCTTCTATGGAGGAGCTGACCCTCTACACTGCCATATGTGGCTTGGGTTTCCCTGATCCACACGGAACCCAAGACTTGGCTGCCATCGAGCAGATACCATGCAGTGAAACTGTCCATGCATCTTTGATATCAAATATCGAAGGATGGCAGCAGAGTCAGTCTTGGCAAGCCCTTGATCTAATCACCCAAAATGACCCTCTCCTGTGTAACATTAGTTGCCAAAGCCCACAGGAGAGTCACAAGGTTGATGCTGGAAAGGATGCCAGCGCCCTCATTCACCTGACCAGTAGCCTAGAAAAATCCATTTGGTCTGACTGTAATGCCAACAATATCTCTGGCAGTGAGGGCACCTTGTCAGCTTGCATAGAGGATCCTCACCTCAGCAACATTTTAGAGAGTAGAAAAAGTGACAGCTGCCACACAACCGAGGAGCTGGAGAATAAATTATGTGAGTCATTCATGAAGCTAGGCTTGGAAAATCTATGGGAAAATACTCTAGGCCTGGAAGGTGTGTTTGAGGACCCTAGTGTAAATAATTGTAACTTAGAATATATATCTGAAAATAAAAGTGGCGAAGGAGTTCGAACAGATTCAGAACATGAGAAGATGATGGCCCTTGTGGAAGATGTATGTAAAAGCTATGAGTCACAAGAAGAAAGCGCTTTGGATAGCTCGCTGCTGAAGCAGCTGCCGTCTGGCCCAACAGGGCCTCAGGCTGATCTGCATCACACTGAAAGCAGTGGGTTCTCTATGGTGGTTCCTCGTGGCAAAAGCACTGAACTTGGGGCCCCTCCTGACCCCCTTACAGAAAGTATGTTGTTAGGCCATAGCCATGCTGGACACCTTGGGAATATGGACACTTTACCTCTCGGCCAGGATGAGGAAAACTTGCTCACTTCTCCTCGAACACACTTCAGGCCCATCCGTCAGGAAAGCATTGGGAGCACAGCAGACGACCACTATGAGGATGGGACAATGTTCATCATCAACTCGGAGCGGCCAGATCTGCCCTTCCAGAGGACGAGCAGTGGGGCCTTATTCCTAGAGAGTGACCTGCTTGAAGGTTCACCCAAGAAGTACATGGTGTACAAGGAACCTGTGCCTAAGGTTGCTCCaccagatgaggaggaagaacttGTCTCCCATAACCCCTATCCAGCTGTTGCATTAATACCTAAATTCAAAGTAGTCAATAATGAGAAGTTCTGCCAAACAGAGACAGCAACTGCTACTACCAATGGGAGGCCTTCCACCATCAGTGAGAAGCGGGCTTCATATGAAACGGGTGGGATCATTGAAGGCTTTGGCCACAGCCAGGATGAGGAGCCAGATGTGTTTGAGTTCCAACACCAGGACTTCCCAGATAACAAAAATTTGGCACAAATTTGGAAGAATGAGATCCAGACATCAGAAAGTTCATTCCCAAGAAATATATGGCATATCAACACTGACTGTGATGGAGGAGACGGATGGCCCCATTTGCACGAGCTAGAGGGAGCTGGCCTCTCTGGCAGTGCCTGGTtaagcaggggaggggaaggtggcgcTGTAGGCTGGAGCAGTGAGGGTCACTTTGAGACCCCTGCTGAAGTGATGATGAATCAGAGGTCGGAGGCACTAGCTTCTCTCTGGCATTGCGACAGCCCTTCtgcttccccatccttccctgcaTCCATCCCTAATCTTCAAGCTCTTTGGACTGATGCAAATCCACATGCTATAGATAATACTGATCCAGATACAGGCAGATCTAAAATGTATATTATAACTAATCCAACAACTCATATTCCCGAAAACTGCAGTGTCATGTCTTCTCTAGCAGAAGTCAGTCCTTGGAAACCTGGAAGCACATGTAGTATGGAAAGCAGTGTGAAAAATAGAAGGGACCAGCTTTGGGCTGAGAAGTCATTGGCAAGCCATCATCATACTCTACTTCAAGAAGTCAGTTTTAGTAAAAG GAGTGATGATGCaagcagcagtaataatataGATATCCCAGGGGTTTGTCCAGAGTTAAGGTTAGAAGTTGACCAAGAGGCAGATGAACTCTTGGGAGCAGTTCATGCTCAGACCTCGAGCAACCTCTCTCACTGCCAAACCCATCTACCTAGTGGCCGCTCCCTGCTACCAGACCACCATTCACCCCGTCCCCTGCATGAACGGCTAAAAAAATGTAGTTCAGGAAATCCTGTGAGCAAGACTACACCTTCTGTTATACCCGATTATAAGTTTAAGGGGGAAGACCTTGAGCGAGAGGACCTGGATGATTTGGCTCCAGGATGGGAGCTCAATGATGGCTTTGAGTGGGAACCCCAGACCTCTGGAGACCCTGACGACGAG GAGTGTCCAGATGGAttaggggatgatgatgatggggaaagTGGAGAGGTTCTCTTGTATGAGACAGAGGATGGCACAACGTACACTATCCCTGTGGAGTACCTGGATGACACCCTCTATGACCAGATATTTGGTGCCACGGAACCTGCCACTCAGCGCCTTGGAGGGTCCCTGCCTGATCTGCCATCAGGCCACCCCGCTGCTATACGGTTCTCTAGTGAATTAGAAGACGAATGGAAGAAGAGTGGTATTCCTTATAAG GTCCAATTACCACGAAAGCCAAGGCCTGGGAGGTGGATACCCCCTTCTCGGCGGCCCTGTACCTTCTTTATGGAAGGAAGCTGTCGTCGCAGTGACTGCAAATTCTCTCACGACCTGTCGTCCATTACCTGCAGGTTCTGGGAAGAGGGCTCTTGCCTGAAGGGCATCACCTGCCCCTTCCTGCACGGCTACCCCCT ACGTAGACGGCGCAACAAGAGTGAAGGTGCAGTACACAGCGAAGTGGACAGAGCCGAGCACCATAGTTCCTCCTTTGAAATAGACTCTGAGATGGACTTCCCTACCCTTGGGTCATCCTGTGAGAGTAAG CCAGGATGTGCTGATGAGCGCATTCACCTGGCACCTAGCATAGGCAGCAGCTGTAGTAGTCAACACATTACCAGGAAAAAGAAACGGAAGTTTATCACGATAACAAAGAATGTTCTAGGAGAG GTAAAAAGTGCAGAAGCTGAGCGGGCCATTCGGCGTCGAGCGGCACTGAGGAGAGAGCGACGCCGACGCCACACcgacacaaccaccaccaacactgaGCTGCACACTGCTGCGCCAAACAGCGATGCGCCTCCCCCAGTACAGCACAACCCGAACACCCTCAGAAAAGCTGAGCGCCACCGTGCCTCTGCCTCGGGCCATGAAGACGGCACTGTGTCGGATTATTGA
- the LOC113804492 gene encoding uncharacterized protein isoform X3: protein MKLVRCEWAPSLVVEWLCGELEERGIPGPTYAHTLLSLLHHHYCPHPAPTTPISASTCSPIGTGNYQHPLSRRHLDDFDLRDLDLDDLLGHTAHPDADLPDFATFSTQQRYDLESLIEELCVRLKTAAENEHNVTNSTTPCNNKSIARKGGSQESINDTDDSASTSTPEEQAEKYYAAFPPLSKNCKENCIREKQWQPGKALCSCVWENQKPSFSSSRETLKLSSSKMPRSHRKKGREKEKKKEAEAKFDVPEGHEGSRRHHHVSFTWHAASKHRDSKLSESYDTDSASEHERSGERRRKKFLGPLLDEDIGEGYIGDTSSRESSEDRDKGEQDQEKGKGDKGDKNYGSSVQEKNRASQEEWECMGDLLMEPNQHGSGVPLTSGGGRLFERGSTSGGTSGSSSDVETYPYATVDQEAESVRQLERKISDTVAQVWGQASEHLGHGQGEHVWDPPSMEELTLYTAICGLGFPDPHGTQDLAAIEQIPCSETVHASLISNIEGWQQSQSWQALDLITQNDPLLCNISCQSPQESHKVDAGKDASALIHLTSSLEKSIWSDCNANNISGSEGTLSACIEDPHLSNILESRKSDSCHTTEELENKLCESFMKLGLENLWENTLGLEGVFEDPSVNNCNLEYISENKSGEGVRTDSEHEKMMALVEDVCKSYESQEESALDSSLLKQLPSGPTGPQADLHHTESSGFSMVVPRGKSTELGAPPDPLTESMLLGHSHAGHLGNMDTLPLGQDEENLLTSPRTHFRPIRQESIGSTADDHYEDGTMFIINSERPDLPFQRTSSGALFLESDLLEGSPKKYMVYKEPVPKVAPPDEEEELVSHNPYPAVALIPKFKVVNNEKFCQTETATATTNGRPSTISEKRASYETGGIIEGFGHSQDEEPDVFEFQHQDFPDNKNLAQIWKNEIQTSESSFPRNIWHINTDCDGGDGWPHLHELEGAGLSGSAWLSRGGEGGAVGWSSEGHFETPAEVMMNQRSEALASLWHCDSPSASPSFPASIPNLQALWTDANPHAIDNTDPDTGRSKMYIITNPTTHIPENCSVMSSLAEVSPWKPGSTCSMESSVKNRRDQLWAEKSLASHHHTLLQEVSFSKRSDDASSSNNIDIPGVCPELRLEVDQEADELLGAVHAQTSSNLSHCQTHLPSGRSLLPDHHSPRPLHERLKKCSSGNPVSKTTPSVIPDYKFKGEDLEREDLDDLAPGWELNDGFEWEPQTSGDPDDEECPDGLGDDDDGESGEVLLYETEDGTTYTIPVEYLDDTLYDQIFGATEPATQRLGGSLPDLPSGHPAAIRFSSELEDEWKKSGIPYKVQLPRKPRPGRWIPPSRRPCTFFMEGSCRRSDCKFSHDLSSITCRFWEEGSCLKGITCPFLHGYPLRRRRNKSEGAVHSEVDRAEHHSSSFEIDSEMDFPTLGSSCESKPGCADERIHLAPSIGSSCSSQHITRKKKRKFITITKNVLGEVKSAEAERAIRRRAALRRERRRRHTDTTTTNTELHTAAPNSDAPPPVQHNPNTLRKAERHRASASGHEDGTVSDY from the exons ATGAAGCTTGTACGGTGTGAGTGGGCGCCATCACTGGTGGTGGAGTGGCTGTGTGGGGAACTGGAGGAGCGTGGCATCCCAGGACCCACCTATGCgcacaccctcctttccctcctccaccaccactactgtcCCCATCCTGCCCCTACGACACCCATCTCCGCTTCCACCTGCTCGCCCATTGGCACAGGCAACTACCAGCACCCCCTCTCTCGGCGCCACCTGGATGACTTTGACCTGCGCGACCTGGACCTGGACGATCTCCTAGGGCATACCGCGCACCCTGACGCTGATCTTCCTGACTTTGCTACGTTTTCAACACAGCAG CGATATGATCTTGAGAGCCTCATAGAAGAACTCTGTGTACGCTTGAAGACTGCTGCAGAAAACGAGCACAACGTGACTAACAGCACCACCCCTTGTAATAACAAATCCATTGCACGGAAAGGAGGATCGCAAGAGAGTATTAATGACACAGATGACTCAGCATCAACATCAACGCCGGAAGAACAAGCTGAGAA GTACTATGCAGCCTTTCCACCCCTAAGTAAAAACTGTAAGGAGAACTGCATCCGTGAGAAGCAATGGCAGCCAGGAAAGGCACTATGCTCATGTGTTTGGGAGAACCAGAAACCTTCATTTTCCTCAAGTCGTGAAACCCTAAAGCTGAGCAGTAGTAAGATGCCTCGCTCTCACCGCAAGAAGGGtcgtgagaaggagaagaagaaggaagcggaGGCCAAGTTTGATGTGCCTGAGGGTCACGAGGGCAGCAGGAGACATCACCATGTGTCATTCACATGGCATGCAGCCTCCAAGCACCGCGATTCCAAGTTGAGTGAGAGCTACGACACAGATAGTGCCTCGGAGCATGAACGCAgcggtgagaggaggaggaagaagttccTGGGCCCCCTCTTGGACGAGGACATTGGTGAAGGCTACATTGGAGATACAAGTTCACGTGAGAGTTCTGAAGACCGAGACAAGGGTGAGCAGGatcaggagaagggaaaaggagacaaaggTGATAAGAATTATGGGTCATCTGTGCAGGAGAAGAACAGGGCAAGCCAGGAAGAATGGGAGTGCATGGGAGACCTGTTAATGGAACCAAATCAACATGGGAGTGGTGTGCCACTGACAAGTGGAGGTGGCCGTCTCTTTGAGCGTGGAAGCACCTCTGGGGGCACCAGCGGCTCCAGCAGCGATGTTGAGACATATCCCTATGCAACAGTAGACCAGGAGGCTGAGAGTGTGCGGCAGTTAGAGAGGAAAATTTCAGATACGGTGGCACAGGTGTGGGGCCAGGCAAGTGAACATCTGGGTCATGGTCAAGGAGAACATGTGTGGGATCCCCCTTCTATGGAGGAGCTGACCCTCTACACTGCCATATGTGGCTTGGGTTTCCCTGATCCACACGGAACCCAAGACTTGGCTGCCATCGAGCAGATACCATGCAGTGAAACTGTCCATGCATCTTTGATATCAAATATCGAAGGATGGCAGCAGAGTCAGTCTTGGCAAGCCCTTGATCTAATCACCCAAAATGACCCTCTCCTGTGTAACATTAGTTGCCAAAGCCCACAGGAGAGTCACAAGGTTGATGCTGGAAAGGATGCCAGCGCCCTCATTCACCTGACCAGTAGCCTAGAAAAATCCATTTGGTCTGACTGTAATGCCAACAATATCTCTGGCAGTGAGGGCACCTTGTCAGCTTGCATAGAGGATCCTCACCTCAGCAACATTTTAGAGAGTAGAAAAAGTGACAGCTGCCACACAACCGAGGAGCTGGAGAATAAATTATGTGAGTCATTCATGAAGCTAGGCTTGGAAAATCTATGGGAAAATACTCTAGGCCTGGAAGGTGTGTTTGAGGACCCTAGTGTAAATAATTGTAACTTAGAATATATATCTGAAAATAAAAGTGGCGAAGGAGTTCGAACAGATTCAGAACATGAGAAGATGATGGCCCTTGTGGAAGATGTATGTAAAAGCTATGAGTCACAAGAAGAAAGCGCTTTGGATAGCTCGCTGCTGAAGCAGCTGCCGTCTGGCCCAACAGGGCCTCAGGCTGATCTGCATCACACTGAAAGCAGTGGGTTCTCTATGGTGGTTCCTCGTGGCAAAAGCACTGAACTTGGGGCCCCTCCTGACCCCCTTACAGAAAGTATGTTGTTAGGCCATAGCCATGCTGGACACCTTGGGAATATGGACACTTTACCTCTCGGCCAGGATGAGGAAAACTTGCTCACTTCTCCTCGAACACACTTCAGGCCCATCCGTCAGGAAAGCATTGGGAGCACAGCAGACGACCACTATGAGGATGGGACAATGTTCATCATCAACTCGGAGCGGCCAGATCTGCCCTTCCAGAGGACGAGCAGTGGGGCCTTATTCCTAGAGAGTGACCTGCTTGAAGGTTCACCCAAGAAGTACATGGTGTACAAGGAACCTGTGCCTAAGGTTGCTCCaccagatgaggaggaagaacttGTCTCCCATAACCCCTATCCAGCTGTTGCATTAATACCTAAATTCAAAGTAGTCAATAATGAGAAGTTCTGCCAAACAGAGACAGCAACTGCTACTACCAATGGGAGGCCTTCCACCATCAGTGAGAAGCGGGCTTCATATGAAACGGGTGGGATCATTGAAGGCTTTGGCCACAGCCAGGATGAGGAGCCAGATGTGTTTGAGTTCCAACACCAGGACTTCCCAGATAACAAAAATTTGGCACAAATTTGGAAGAATGAGATCCAGACATCAGAAAGTTCATTCCCAAGAAATATATGGCATATCAACACTGACTGTGATGGAGGAGACGGATGGCCCCATTTGCACGAGCTAGAGGGAGCTGGCCTCTCTGGCAGTGCCTGGTtaagcaggggaggggaaggtggcgcTGTAGGCTGGAGCAGTGAGGGTCACTTTGAGACCCCTGCTGAAGTGATGATGAATCAGAGGTCGGAGGCACTAGCTTCTCTCTGGCATTGCGACAGCCCTTCtgcttccccatccttccctgcaTCCATCCCTAATCTTCAAGCTCTTTGGACTGATGCAAATCCACATGCTATAGATAATACTGATCCAGATACAGGCAGATCTAAAATGTATATTATAACTAATCCAACAACTCATATTCCCGAAAACTGCAGTGTCATGTCTTCTCTAGCAGAAGTCAGTCCTTGGAAACCTGGAAGCACATGTAGTATGGAAAGCAGTGTGAAAAATAGAAGGGACCAGCTTTGGGCTGAGAAGTCATTGGCAAGCCATCATCATACTCTACTTCAAGAAGTCAGTTTTAGTAAAAG GAGTGATGATGCaagcagcagtaataatataGATATCCCAGGGGTTTGTCCAGAGTTAAGGTTAGAAGTTGACCAAGAGGCAGATGAACTCTTGGGAGCAGTTCATGCTCAGACCTCGAGCAACCTCTCTCACTGCCAAACCCATCTACCTAGTGGCCGCTCCCTGCTACCAGACCACCATTCACCCCGTCCCCTGCATGAACGGCTAAAAAAATGTAGTTCAGGAAATCCTGTGAGCAAGACTACACCTTCTGTTATACCCGATTATAAGTTTAAGGGGGAAGACCTTGAGCGAGAGGACCTGGATGATTTGGCTCCAGGATGGGAGCTCAATGATGGCTTTGAGTGGGAACCCCAGACCTCTGGAGACCCTGACGACGAG GAGTGTCCAGATGGAttaggggatgatgatgatggggaaagTGGAGAGGTTCTCTTGTATGAGACAGAGGATGGCACAACGTACACTATCCCTGTGGAGTACCTGGATGACACCCTCTATGACCAGATATTTGGTGCCACGGAACCTGCCACTCAGCGCCTTGGAGGGTCCCTGCCTGATCTGCCATCAGGCCACCCCGCTGCTATACGGTTCTCTAGTGAATTAGAAGACGAATGGAAGAAGAGTGGTATTCCTTATAAG GTCCAATTACCACGAAAGCCAAGGCCTGGGAGGTGGATACCCCCTTCTCGGCGGCCCTGTACCTTCTTTATGGAAGGAAGCTGTCGTCGCAGTGACTGCAAATTCTCTCACGACCTGTCGTCCATTACCTGCAGGTTCTGGGAAGAGGGCTCTTGCCTGAAGGGCATCACCTGCCCCTTCCTGCACGGCTACCCCCT ACGTAGACGGCGCAACAAGAGTGAAGGTGCAGTACACAGCGAAGTGGACAGAGCCGAGCACCATAGTTCCTCCTTTGAAATAGACTCTGAGATGGACTTCCCTACCCTTGGGTCATCCTGTGAGAGTAAG CCAGGATGTGCTGATGAGCGCATTCACCTGGCACCTAGCATAGGCAGCAGCTGTAGTAGTCAACACATTACCAGGAAAAAGAAACGGAAGTTTATCACGATAACAAAGAATGTTCTAGGAGAG GTAAAAAGTGCAGAAGCTGAGCGGGCCATTCGGCGTCGAGCGGCACTGAGGAGAGAGCGACGCCGACGCCACACcgacacaaccaccaccaacactgaGCTGCACACTGCTGCGCCAAACAGCGATGCGCCTCCCCCAGTACAGCACAACCCGAACACCCTCAGAAAAGCTGAGCGCCACCGTGCCTCTGCCTCGGGCCATGAAGACGGCACTGTGTCGGATTATTGA